The region GCAACAAACAATGCATAGATGGGAGCAAACCCCAAAACTCTTTTGATGAGAGTTACAAAGTCCCATTTCCCATCCATAGCAATCGAAGCTAAGATGATTCCGGGAAAACTTAAAACCATAAAGGTTCCTAGTTGGTCTGCCAAAATTCCATACCCAAGGGAAGTTTTGCCTAAGTAAGTTTCAAGTAATGGAAACCCAACAAAGGAAGTGTTCCCAAGACCTGCAGTTAACACCAAACAAACGGCGGTATGGAATTTTAAAAACTTCAGTTTATACAATCCAAGAAAAAATACAAGAGCGATCCCAAAAACTACCCAAGGCATAGACGAAGGCAAAAGGGAAGTCGCATCCACTTTTAATTCATGGACATGATACAAAACAAGTGAAGGCAAAGAAATAAAAAGGATAAATCCGTTTAAAACCTTAGGAGTGGATTCTGGAAACTGGGGAAGTCTTCGGAAGAACAACCCCAAACCAAAACAAATTCCTAGTAGTAAAAAATTTTCCATACTAATTAAAAAGAAAGAAAGGTCTCCATGGCTTTAGGATCAAAGAAAACTCCTTCTTTTTGTCTAGGTGCTTCGAGTCCATCCCGCACCATCTCGGCATACCCGTTAACAAAATACAGATACTTTGTCGGGAGTTTATTTGTTATATCGTAAGTGGTTTGTTCTAAAAACTCAGCAAGTAAAAGCACTTGGTAGGTTACATCAGCGATATAAACCCGATTCATATCCTTCCAATCTTTAGACTGATTTTTGATACAATCTTCTAATTCTTTTCGTTTGGTTTGGAATACTTCAAATGAGTTCTTTAACTCCCCATGATTCCCAACAGACTTTGTTAGTTCATCCAACAAAGATTGGAAGGCTGTATAAACCTTTGGTTTTTGTAAGGCATGCAAACAATGGTCTGCTATGATGAGATGAGTTCCTTCCCAAGTTTCATTGATGATGGAATCATTGTGCAGACGAGGGAGAGGAGAAAAGTCTCCAATAATTCCGTTTCCACCCAAAGTTAAGATCGCTTTTTGAGTGATATAACTTGCTTGGGAAGAAGATTTATATTTCATAAGTGGAACAGTAATTTCCGCAGCATCGTCACCTTTCTCTGAAAGGTTAGCTGATCTAAAGTTTACAAAACAATTTCCAGTTTGCAAAATTTGCATTTCTGCTAATGTCTTTGTAAAGGAAGGAAATTCTAAAATCTTTTTCCCATAAGCGGTTCTAAACTTTGCATATTCAGATGCTTCCATCACTGACCTTCTTGCGTTTCCACTAGAACCAAGCCCCACATGCAATCGAGATGTTTTGATGATGTAACGGATGAGATTCACAAGTCCATGACCAGGACGACCAAACTCTTCCGCTTCTACTTTGTCATAAATAATTTCTACCGTGAGTTTTCCTCGAGATCCAATGATATCTTTTTTACGTAAGATATGGTGCCCGTTAAGTTCCCCATTTTCTTTGATCCTAGGAACAAGGAACATACCAACAGTATTGGTTCCTTCCATCTTTGCAGTAGTGACCCAAAGGTCTCCTGGATTGGAACAAAACCATTTTTCACCAGTTAACTCCCATTTGCCGTTCGGAAGTTTTTTTGCAATGGTTCGATTGGCAGAAACATTACTCCCGCCCACTCTTTCCGTTACATATTGTCCAGCCATAAAATGAGAAGAACTTCCCTTTCCCGCAACCAGAGGGAGGTATTTTTTCTTTTGTTCTTCTGTTCCAATTTTTTTCAGTGCAAGGATGATTCCATCGGTCATAGCCAACGGACAAGCAACACCACCTTCTCCATTCATATTCATTAAATATGTGAGCGCATAACGATGAATATGTGTGAAATCAAATTTCCATTCAGGATGAAAGTCTAAATTCACCACACCGTGATCATAAGAAATCTTTCGGGCTAATTTTTGTTCTTCAGAATATTTAATAAAATCGATTCGTTTGCCAGTTCGATCAAACTTAACAACTTCACCATACTTTCCTTCTTTGTGGCATTCTTCCGTGAGTTCATCCAAAATCCCACCTACAAGTTCCCCATACTTTCGGATATGTTCTTCCATTGCCTTTTTGTGATCCGGTGCAAAAGATTCAGAATAACGGTGAACCACTCGTTGTAAGGCGGGATCAATGTCGTAAAAATTTTTACCTCGAACTCCCTTGTATTCGGAAATATCGAACGGTTGTAAGGAAGGATGTTCTGAAATATGGTGGCTCATTCTTCCAGTTCAAAAAAAGGAATAGGATTCACTAGCAAAAAAGTCGCCCCGGTTTGAAATTGGTTCTAGAGTCGATTCTTTATGGTCCAAAGAGTAGAAACAAAAAAATCCAAACAAATTCTGCACGATGTGATCTTCGAACTCCAAAACGTTTCTGAGTCCATGTTGTGGTTTTTGTCGTACGACAGGCTTTCTGAACTTTTAGAAATCCGAAAGGAAGAATGCCTTCGCAAAGTTTATCAATTCAAAGCGGCAAAACCGCAAATGACACTTTCCGGAGGATTCCATGAAGTGGATGGAGACCTCCTAATTGATTTTCTCGCCTGGAGTTTGGAATTAGACGAAGTCGCAGAAGAGTTTTTGAGAGGAGGAATTTTTTTTAGTGAACGTCCGTTATATGAACTTCGCGAATCTTATAAAACCCTAATCCAAAAAACAATCGCCAATCATAAATTAGACAGAGAACTATTATTACTTCTGACTGCGGCTACCGTTGATTATGATGATGCCGTTGATTCTTATCTCATGGATAAATTCGAAATTGATTTCTTTGTGAGACGTTCCATCCATCAATTTTTAGAAAAATTCGAAATCCATCCAGAGTTTGGAGCGGAAGAATTTTTATATGAATATTTAAAAAGCCTGATCCCTACAAAGATACTCAACTTCCGCGACATCACTCGTGAATTTAGAGATAGAACCTATTACGAGTTATATGGTAGATTTCGAGAAACCAAAAAGAAAAAAAAGAAAATCGTAAAAACAGTTTCCGATGAAGTCAAAGACTTACTGGCTTTTTTTGATTTAGAACCGGGTGCGGGTATTACCGACGTTAAAAAGAAATTCAAAGAACTTTTAAAAAAATACCATCCGGATATCAATAAAAAAGGGGAAGAGATGACCAAACGAATCATTTTAAAATACAATCGTTTGGTCGAACTTTTAGGAAGTTAATCAATCCTTTAAATTGTTTTCTTTCCTTAATTGGTTTACTCCAGCTTTACTTCAACCGAATCTGAAAATGATACTTCACTTGAATCTCATCCTTTGCTTTCATAAAAAGTAAAGAAGGGTTTTCTAATTCATATTCGGAAAACTTAACCACAAGAGATCCATCGACCAGAAGGGAATTCGGATTCTCTGGTTTTACCGTAGCATCTGTCACAAATTCTTTTGTTTTTCCATGAATGGTCAATTTGCCCTTAATTGTGTAGGTCTGATCCTTTTCTGGTTGTACCGATTCAATTTTTACAAGAATGTTTGTTGAATCTGGATATCCCAAAATTTCCTGAATATGAGAATCCCTGTTTGAATCCCCAGAAGTAATTTTCAAAAGAGGAATTTTCAGTTCAAAGGGAGATTTTAAAATGTAATGATTTCCCGAAACTTGGATGTTTGGGGTATCCATTTGAATTTCGTTACAAACACCCGTTACATTTTTAGTAGTATGTTCTACAAAAAACTCGATATTCTTTTTTGTAACTTCCGCTGCAAAAATACCATTCACAAATAAAAAACTAAAGATAAAACCAATTACTACACGAATCATATAATTTTCGTATCCCTCGGTATTAGACGGAAATTCCATTCAATTTCGAAAAAAGAATCAACTGAGTATTGAAATAGAATGATTCTAGTTCAATTAGAATAAAAGGTTAACGTCATTTAGGTGAAGAAACAGGAATGGAACCTTTCCATGTAGAAACACCACTCCCTTCAATGGGATAAGGTTTGCCTAAATACTTGGGTGGTGTGTCCCACTGGATGTCCCACCAAGCAAGAACCCTTGCCGAAAATTCTCGGAAGGAATAATAGGTTTCTTTTTTATATGTTCTTAAATTGCATTCGTAACCGTATAACTCAAGCTCTAACTCTCGTCCTAAATAAATAGCACGAGGTAAAAAGAAAGATTGGCTGACAAAGATGGCTTTTTTCACAAGAAAAACTTCTTTCGCGCGAATGAGAGTATCGAGTGTTCGGAACCCTGCATGATCCACAAAGATATCTTCCGGTTTCACTTTATGATTTAACATAAATTCCAACATGGGTCGAAGTTCGTTATAATCCGACTTACCATTGTCCCCGGAGAGTAAGATTTTTTTTACACGACCAGTCTGATACAAATCCAATCCACAAGCCAAACGATCCATAAGAATGGGTGAGGGAGTTTTTCCATAGACAGCGGCACCAGGAACAATCGCCACTTCTGCTTCAGGGATTTCCGTCGGCTGGTTGGAATGAACCGAAGTCTGATAGACATACCAAAACCGCAAGTTGGTTGCCAATGCGACAAAACACAAGAAACCCAAAACCAGAATCATTCCAAGAAATAGGGATTTCCACTTGACCCTTGAGAGGAATCGGAAGGTTATATTTATGTAGGACACGCGGCTCGTCATGAAGAAAAAAATTAAAGAGATTACGTCTGTTTTTTCACAGGACAATCCGAAAATCAAGAAACAGATTGATAAGGTGAAAGAAAAAGGTCACCAACGGATGACCATTCTTGTCATTCCTCACGGATACGATAGTTCTTTCCACTTCCAAATTTCTCATTTTACCATTCTATTTTTTTTGGCACTGACTGTAGGTCTACTCAGTCTTGCCATCTTTGGGATCGTTGGTTCTAGCACCACCCAAAGCCAAATCAACCAACTCTCAAAAATTTACGGAACTTATTTTGATACGTATATCACTCATGCCAATCAATTGGAAGAAATGAAAGAAGAGTATTCCAAACTAAATGATAGTATGTTAGAACTTTTTACCCTGATTGATGGACAAGATGATGAACTTTTAAAAATTCCTGCTGAAGATTTTATCGAAACTGCAGCAATCGAATCCCTCCAAAAAGAAGAAAAAGAAGACAAACAATTAGATGTTGGTCGTAAGTACTTAAGCGAAATTTATGACCTTCGCCAATTAAAACACCGAATGGACAATTACCAACGTTTGGTGGAAGCAAATTACCAATTTTTATACCAACGTTCCGACATTTTATCCAGGTCACCTCTGTTTAACCCGATGTATTCTTATAACTTAACATCTCCTTTTGGGATGAGAAAGTCACCTACCACTGGTTATTGGGAATACCATGATGGTTTGGATATGGCAAATGCCACTGGCACTCCTATTTATGCTTCCGCGCCGGGACGAGTGGTTCGTGTTACTTATTCCAACGTAGGATATGGACATCACGTCATCATCCAACATGACTTCGGCTTTAGCACGTTATATGGACACTGCTCCAGAATCTATGTACGAAATGGACAGGAAGTCAAAGCCGGCGAACAAATTGCAGAAGTGGGAGCCACTGGAAACGTGACTGGCCCACACTTACATTACGAAATATTCATCTCCGAAGAAGGAAAAACAGATCCAGAACAATACATGCAAGCCGGAGTTTACTGATTGCCTAAGAAAGAAAATCCTGCCAAACGAGTCGCGGAACTTCGAAAAGAGATCAAAAAACATAACGATCTCTATTATAAAAACAACACTCCTAAAATTTCAGACAAAGAGTATGATCTTTTAGTGAAAGAGTTACAAACTCTTGAAAAAGCGAACCCAGACTTGGTAGTCGCATCTTCACCTACATTACAAGTAGGGTCAGATCTCTCTCCACAATTTAGCAAATTCAAACACAAAGTTCCTGTTTTATCTTTAGAGAATACATACAATGAAACAGAACTCTCGGAATGGTTAGAAAAAACAGGAATTGATGAACTATATTCCCTTGAATGGAAAATTGATGGCGCCTCCATCTTGTTATACTATGAAAATGGAAAACTCACTCATTGTGTGACAAGGGGATCCGGCGGGATCGGAGACATTGTTACTGAAAATGTCAAAACTATTGAATCCATTCCACAAACACTTTCGACACCTTTAAACCTATCGGTGCGAGGGGAAATTTTTATGACCTTCGCTGATTTTGAAGAATTCAACGAAGAATATGGCGGAAAGTTTGCCAATCCTAGAAATTTAGCAGCAGGTTCTATCAAACAAAAAGACCCACAAGACGTCGCCAAACGTCCGCTAAGAATCTACGTTTACGATGCCTATTTTTCTTCTTCGAGAAAAGGATTTAACAAACATAAAGACATCATCACTTTATTAAAAAAAGAAAAGTTCCCACTGGCACCTGATACCAACGTCATCTCAGGAAAAACCCTTCTCAAAGAGATTGAATCCTTCCGTAAGAAAAAAGATAAAATGCCATTCCCTGTGGATGGACTTGTGATCAAACTGGATGACCTCAACCTGCGTGAAAGTTTGGGAGAAACAAGCCAGTCACCGCGGTGGGCTCGCGCATTTAAGTTTGATGCCTTACTCAAAGAAACCACCATCGAAGAAATTGATTTTGCCATTGGCCGAACAGGTAAAATCACACCGAGGGCAAAGGTCACACCTATTTCACTTGCCGGAACAACTGTCACTTACGCCACCTTACACAACCAAGACTATATCGACCAACTGGGTGCAGGCATTGGGGCAAAAGTTCTTATCTCAAAACGCGGCGAAATCATTCCCGCTGTTGAAAAAGTTACCGTTCCTCCCAAATCAGTTTTTGTATTACCAAAAGAATGCCCAGCTTGTAAAACTAAACTAACAAAGGTAGACGACTCCGTTGATTTTTTCTGCACCAATCGCAATTGTCCAGAACGCAAACTAAACCAACTGATTTTCTTTTGTTCCAAAAAACAAATGAACATCGAAGGCCTAGGTGAAAGACAAATTCAAATTTTCTTTGAAAAAGGTTGGGTCAAAGACATTCCCGATTTATATACCTTAAACAAATACAAAGACACCATACTCGAGTTAGATGGATTTGGTGAAAAATCCGTTAAAATTATTTTTGATGCCATAGAAAAATCCAAAGAAAAAGATTTTCGTTTCACTCTACCTTCTATCGGGCTAAACGAAGTTGGTCCTAAAGTCACAGAAATTCTTATCGAACATGGATTTGACTCTTGGGAAAAACTTGTTACGCTTTCCAAATCCAAAAATGCCGAAGAAGAACTAACCTCCATCCACGGAATTGGCCCAAGAACAGTTGATGCCTTACTTGCCCATCTAAAAGACAAAGAAACTTTAAAACTTGTTAACACTCTTATCAAACTCGGACTTAAATTCCAAGCGGACGAAACGGAAAAAAGCGACATACAACCGTTTGTTGGCCAAAGTTGGTGTGTGACTGGAAGTTTCGAAAACTTCCAACCTCGCGACGTCG is a window of Leptospira kanakyensis DNA encoding:
- the ligA gene encoding NAD-dependent DNA ligase LigA yields the protein MPKKENPAKRVAELRKEIKKHNDLYYKNNTPKISDKEYDLLVKELQTLEKANPDLVVASSPTLQVGSDLSPQFSKFKHKVPVLSLENTYNETELSEWLEKTGIDELYSLEWKIDGASILLYYENGKLTHCVTRGSGGIGDIVTENVKTIESIPQTLSTPLNLSVRGEIFMTFADFEEFNEEYGGKFANPRNLAAGSIKQKDPQDVAKRPLRIYVYDAYFSSSRKGFNKHKDIITLLKKEKFPLAPDTNVISGKTLLKEIESFRKKKDKMPFPVDGLVIKLDDLNLRESLGETSQSPRWARAFKFDALLKETTIEEIDFAIGRTGKITPRAKVTPISLAGTTVTYATLHNQDYIDQLGAGIGAKVLISKRGEIIPAVEKVTVPPKSVFVLPKECPACKTKLTKVDDSVDFFCTNRNCPERKLNQLIFFCSKKQMNIEGLGERQIQIFFEKGWVKDIPDLYTLNKYKDTILELDGFGEKSVKIIFDAIEKSKEKDFRFTLPSIGLNEVGPKVTEILIEHGFDSWEKLVTLSKSKNAEEELTSIHGIGPRTVDALLAHLKDKETLKLVNTLIKLGLKFQADETEKSDIQPFVGQSWCVTGSFENFQPRDVAMDLITKHGGKKVSGVSSKTTHLLYGPGAGSKLEKATELGVTLVSESEFLKLLKKEGITLP
- a CDS encoding YceI family protein produces the protein MIRVVIGFIFSFLFVNGIFAAEVTKKNIEFFVEHTTKNVTGVCNEIQMDTPNIQVSGNHYILKSPFELKIPLLKITSGDSNRDSHIQEILGYPDSTNILVKIESVQPEKDQTYTIKGKLTIHGKTKEFVTDATVKPENPNSLLVDGSLVVKFSEYELENPSLLFMKAKDEIQVKYHFQIRLK
- a CDS encoding molecular chaperone DnaJ, which gives rise to MVQRVETKKSKQILHDVIFELQNVSESMLWFLSYDRLSELLEIRKEECLRKVYQFKAAKPQMTLSGGFHEVDGDLLIDFLAWSLELDEVAEEFLRGGIFFSERPLYELRESYKTLIQKTIANHKLDRELLLLLTAATVDYDDAVDSYLMDKFEIDFFVRRSIHQFLEKFEIHPEFGAEEFLYEYLKSLIPTKILNFRDITREFRDRTYYELYGRFRETKKKKKKIVKTVSDEVKDLLAFFDLEPGAGITDVKKKFKELLKKYHPDINKKGEEMTKRIILKYNRLVELLGS
- a CDS encoding M23 family metallopeptidase, encoding MKKKIKEITSVFSQDNPKIKKQIDKVKEKGHQRMTILVIPHGYDSSFHFQISHFTILFFLALTVGLLSLAIFGIVGSSTTQSQINQLSKIYGTYFDTYITHANQLEEMKEEYSKLNDSMLELFTLIDGQDDELLKIPAEDFIETAAIESLQKEEKEDKQLDVGRKYLSEIYDLRQLKHRMDNYQRLVEANYQFLYQRSDILSRSPLFNPMYSYNLTSPFGMRKSPTTGYWEYHDGLDMANATGTPIYASAPGRVVRVTYSNVGYGHHVIIQHDFGFSTLYGHCSRIYVRNGQEVKAGEQIAEVGATGNVTGPHLHYEIFISEEGKTDPEQYMQAGVY
- a CDS encoding acyl-CoA dehydrogenase family protein — encoded protein: MSHHISEHPSLQPFDISEYKGVRGKNFYDIDPALQRVVHRYSESFAPDHKKAMEEHIRKYGELVGGILDELTEECHKEGKYGEVVKFDRTGKRIDFIKYSEEQKLARKISYDHGVVNLDFHPEWKFDFTHIHRYALTYLMNMNGEGGVACPLAMTDGIILALKKIGTEEQKKKYLPLVAGKGSSSHFMAGQYVTERVGGSNVSANRTIAKKLPNGKWELTGEKWFCSNPGDLWVTTAKMEGTNTVGMFLVPRIKENGELNGHHILRKKDIIGSRGKLTVEIIYDKVEAEEFGRPGHGLVNLIRYIIKTSRLHVGLGSSGNARRSVMEASEYAKFRTAYGKKILEFPSFTKTLAEMQILQTGNCFVNFRSANLSEKGDDAAEITVPLMKYKSSSQASYITQKAILTLGGNGIIGDFSPLPRLHNDSIINETWEGTHLIIADHCLHALQKPKVYTAFQSLLDELTKSVGNHGELKNSFEVFQTKRKELEDCIKNQSKDWKDMNRVYIADVTYQVLLLAEFLEQTTYDITNKLPTKYLYFVNGYAEMVRDGLEAPRQKEGVFFDPKAMETFLSF
- a CDS encoding AEC family transporter produces the protein MGLFFRRLPQFPESTPKVLNGFILFISLPSLVLYHVHELKVDATSLLPSSMPWVVFGIALVFFLGLYKLKFLKFHTAVCLVLTAGLGNTSFVGFPLLETYLGKTSLGYGILADQLGTFMVLSFPGIILASIAMDGKWDFVTLIKRVLGFAPIYALFVAIFTRQFVYPEALKLVLLRLGDTLTPLALVSVGFMLDLRTIAGHGKVLALGLGFKLILAPIFVYWMYSPLKEDALLYQTIVLESAMAPMVTSTVITIEKNISPHLASLMLGIGIPISFGTTYVLNFLLKGNYI
- a CDS encoding SanA/YdcF family protein, with product MILVLGFLCFVALATNLRFWYVYQTSVHSNQPTEIPEAEVAIVPGAAVYGKTPSPILMDRLACGLDLYQTGRVKKILLSGDNGKSDYNELRPMLEFMLNHKVKPEDIFVDHAGFRTLDTLIRAKEVFLVKKAIFVSQSFFLPRAIYLGRELELELYGYECNLRTYKKETYYSFREFSARVLAWWDIQWDTPPKYLGKPYPIEGSGVSTWKGSIPVSSPK